From Microlunatus capsulatus, a single genomic window includes:
- a CDS encoding polyprenyl synthetase family protein: MGTRDDVFEIALRGQLDVIEAALLEAAEAETPMITEAAQHIIAAGGKRFRPLLVALTAQLGPDAVEEEVVKAAVVVELTHVASLYHDDVMDEARMRRGSVSANSRWGNTVAILVGDFLFARASDLVSELGPEYVSIQARTFARLVQGQIAETVGPPPGVDPLDHYLGVLAGKTGALIATSALFGAKLSGCSPALQQRVAEFGEQIGLVFQLSDDIIDITSDVTGKTPGTDLREGIPTLPTLLARRSVDPADARLLELLDSDLSDDAALGEALALLRVHPAIEQARAEVERRAAVARDLLDDLPPGPARLALVALCDSVVSRAV; the protein is encoded by the coding sequence GTGGGTACGCGGGACGACGTCTTCGAGATCGCCCTGCGCGGTCAGCTGGACGTCATCGAGGCGGCCCTGCTGGAGGCGGCCGAGGCCGAGACCCCCATGATCACCGAGGCGGCGCAGCACATCATCGCCGCCGGCGGGAAGCGTTTCCGCCCCCTGCTCGTCGCCCTCACCGCCCAGCTGGGTCCGGACGCGGTGGAGGAGGAGGTCGTCAAGGCGGCCGTCGTCGTCGAGCTCACCCACGTCGCCAGCCTGTACCACGACGACGTGATGGACGAGGCGCGGATGCGCCGCGGCTCGGTCAGCGCCAACTCCCGCTGGGGCAACACCGTCGCCATCCTGGTCGGCGACTTCCTCTTCGCCCGCGCCTCCGACCTGGTGTCCGAGCTCGGCCCCGAGTACGTCTCCATCCAGGCCCGCACCTTCGCCCGGCTGGTCCAGGGCCAGATCGCCGAGACCGTCGGCCCGCCCCCCGGTGTGGACCCGCTCGACCACTACCTCGGCGTGCTGGCCGGCAAGACCGGGGCGCTCATCGCCACCTCGGCGCTGTTCGGGGCCAAGCTGTCGGGCTGCTCGCCGGCGCTGCAGCAGCGCGTCGCCGAGTTCGGCGAGCAGATCGGGCTGGTGTTCCAGCTCAGCGACGACATCATCGACATCACCTCCGACGTCACCGGCAAGACGCCCGGCACCGACCTGCGCGAGGGCATCCCCACCTTGCCGACGCTGCTGGCCCGCCGCTCCGTCGACCCGGCCGACGCCCGGCTGCTGGAGCTGCTGGACTCCGACCTCAGCGACGACGCCGCCCTGGGCGAGGCGCTGGCCCTGCTCCGGGTGCACCCGGCCATCGAGCAGGCCCGCGCCGAGGTCGAGCGCCGCGCGGCGGTCGCCCGCGACCTGCTGGACGACCTGCCGCCGGGGCCCGCCCGGCTGGCGCTGGTCGCGCTGTGCGACTCCGTCGTCAGCCGCGCGGTCTGA
- a CDS encoding purine-cytosine permease family protein — MTSTPTGTDPGGSRTSTPTAAGDTRGGIEVNGLNTIDESERRGTARDLFWPWFGANVSVFGISYGSFLLGFGVSFAQATVIAVVGVAISFLLCGFVALAGKRGSAPTMVLSRAAFGVRGNRLPSLLSWVLTVGWETVLTSLAVLSTATVLDRLGAGGGTGTKVVALVVVAALVVAAGVAGFSAIMRLQRWITVITGVLTVAYVLLVLDDIDLGAVAALPAGSAAAVVGALVFMMTGFGLGWVNAAADYSRYLPRSTPGAGVTLWTTLGGSLAPALLVFFGVLLAGSSPALADSIGDDPIGALTTLLPTWFLIPFALVAVLGLVGGAVLDIYSSGLALLSAGVRIPRPVAAGVDGVLMVLGSIYVVFSGGSFLYTFQGFLITLGVPVAAWCGVMLADVALRRRDYDEPALYDVRGRYGDVRLVPVVLLVVATVLGWGLVTNTYAGWLGWQGYLLGPLGGREGAWAFANLGVLLALVIGFVGTLALTAGAVRRQEDR; from the coding sequence ATGACCAGCACCCCGACGGGCACCGACCCGGGCGGTTCCCGCACCTCCACCCCGACCGCCGCGGGGGACACCCGCGGCGGCATCGAGGTCAACGGCCTCAACACCATCGACGAGAGCGAGCGCCGGGGCACCGCGCGCGACCTCTTCTGGCCCTGGTTCGGGGCCAACGTCTCGGTCTTCGGCATCAGCTACGGCTCGTTCCTGCTCGGCTTCGGCGTCTCGTTCGCGCAGGCGACCGTCATCGCGGTGGTCGGGGTCGCCATCTCCTTCCTGCTCTGCGGCTTCGTCGCCCTGGCGGGCAAGCGCGGCTCCGCCCCCACCATGGTGCTGAGCCGGGCGGCCTTCGGGGTGCGCGGCAACCGGCTGCCGTCGCTGCTCTCCTGGGTGCTGACGGTGGGCTGGGAGACGGTGCTCACCTCGCTCGCCGTGCTCAGCACCGCCACGGTGCTCGACCGGCTGGGGGCCGGCGGCGGGACGGGGACCAAGGTCGTCGCCCTCGTCGTGGTGGCCGCCCTCGTCGTCGCGGCCGGCGTCGCCGGGTTCAGCGCGATCATGCGCCTGCAGCGCTGGATCACGGTCATCACCGGCGTGCTGACCGTCGCCTACGTCCTGCTGGTGCTGGACGACATCGACCTGGGCGCGGTCGCCGCCCTCCCGGCGGGCTCGGCCGCGGCCGTCGTCGGCGCGCTCGTGTTCATGATGACCGGCTTCGGGCTGGGCTGGGTGAACGCCGCCGCCGACTACTCGCGCTACCTGCCGCGCAGCACGCCGGGCGCCGGGGTGACGCTGTGGACGACGCTCGGCGGCTCCCTCGCGCCGGCCCTGCTCGTCTTCTTCGGCGTCCTGCTGGCCGGCTCGTCGCCCGCCCTCGCCGACAGCATCGGGGACGACCCCATCGGCGCCCTCACGACCCTGCTGCCCACCTGGTTCCTCATCCCCTTCGCCCTCGTCGCGGTGCTGGGCCTGGTCGGCGGGGCCGTGCTCGACATCTACTCCTCCGGGCTGGCCCTGCTGAGCGCCGGCGTGCGCATCCCGCGGCCCGTCGCCGCGGGCGTCGACGGCGTGCTGATGGTCCTCGGCTCCATCTACGTCGTCTTCTCCGGCGGCAGCTTCCTCTACACCTTCCAGGGCTTCCTCATCACCCTCGGCGTCCCGGTGGCCGCATGGTGCGGGGTCATGCTGGCCGACGTGGCGCTGCGCCGGCGGGACTACGACGAGCCGGCCCTCTACGACGTCCGCGGCCGCTACGGCGACGTCCGGCTCGTGCCCGTCGTGCTGCTGGTCGTCGCCACCGTGCTGGGCTGGGGGCTGGTGACCAACACCTACGCCGGCTGGCTGGGCTGGCAGGGCTACCTGCTGGGCCCGCTGGGCGGCCGCGAGGGGGCCTGGGCCTTCGCGAACCTCGGCGTGCTGCTGGCGCTGGTGATCGGCTTCGTCGGCACGCTCGCGCTCACCGCGGGCGCCGTCCGCCGGCAGGAGGACCGGTGA
- a CDS encoding FAD-dependent oxidoreductase, which yields MRTTCVVAGGGPAGMVLGLLLARAGVRVVVLEKHDDFLRDFRGDTVHASTLRLLDELGLGERFAALPQSRLQNLELPQPDGSRLTLGDFSRLRPPYDHVAMVPQWDLLDLLADAARQEPTFTLAMGTAAVDLLRDGRRVVGVRTRTADGVEDQVRADLVVACDGRGSVLRRAAGLVPRSYPVPFDTWWFRLPRTPAEQREQASLVPTLVGQEILLSFPRTDYFQVAYFNRKGMDGQLRAEGVERLRARVARLRPGFADRLDALASTDDLHHLDVRLDRLRRWHRPGLLLIGDAAHAMSPAGGVGINLAVQDAVATATLLAGPLRERRVQEHHLAAVQRRRSGPTAVVQLAQRGLHRLLFRPALAGRTPPALRVVSALARRVPAVTALPARMIAFGPRPEHAPAFARRGG from the coding sequence GTGCGGACGACGTGCGTGGTGGCCGGCGGGGGACCGGCGGGGATGGTGCTGGGGCTGCTGCTGGCCCGGGCCGGCGTGCGGGTGGTGGTGCTGGAGAAGCACGACGACTTCCTGCGGGACTTCCGCGGTGACACCGTGCACGCCTCGACGCTCCGGCTGCTCGACGAGCTGGGACTGGGGGAGCGGTTCGCGGCGCTGCCGCAGAGCCGGCTCCAGAACCTCGAGCTGCCCCAGCCCGACGGGAGCCGGCTCACCCTCGGCGACTTCTCCCGGCTGCGGCCGCCCTACGACCACGTTGCCATGGTCCCGCAGTGGGACCTGCTCGACCTGCTCGCCGACGCGGCCCGGCAGGAGCCGACCTTCACGCTGGCGATGGGCACCGCCGCCGTCGACCTGCTCCGCGACGGACGCCGGGTCGTCGGCGTCCGGACCCGCACCGCCGACGGCGTCGAGGACCAGGTGCGGGCCGACCTCGTCGTCGCCTGCGACGGCCGCGGCTCGGTCCTGCGCCGGGCGGCCGGGCTGGTCCCGCGCAGCTACCCGGTGCCGTTCGACACCTGGTGGTTCCGGCTCCCGCGGACCCCGGCCGAGCAGCGCGAGCAGGCCTCCCTGGTGCCCACCCTCGTCGGCCAGGAGATCCTGCTCAGCTTCCCCCGCACCGACTACTTCCAGGTGGCCTACTTCAACCGCAAGGGGATGGACGGCCAGCTGCGGGCCGAGGGGGTCGAGCGGCTCCGCGCCCGCGTCGCCCGGCTGCGGCCCGGCTTCGCCGACCGGCTCGACGCCCTGGCCTCCACCGACGACCTGCACCACCTCGACGTCCGGCTGGACCGGCTCCGCCGCTGGCACCGGCCCGGCCTGCTGCTGATCGGCGACGCCGCCCACGCGATGTCGCCCGCGGGCGGGGTGGGCATCAACCTCGCCGTGCAGGACGCCGTGGCCACCGCCACCCTGCTGGCCGGCCCGCTGCGCGAGCGCCGGGTGCAGGAGCACCACCTGGCCGCGGTGCAGCGGCGGCGGAGCGGGCCGACGGCGGTGGTCCAGCTGGCCCAGCGGGGGCTGCACCGGCTGCTCTTCCGGCCCGCGCTGGCCGGCCGGACCCCGCCGGCGCTGCGCGTCGTGTCGGCGCTCGCCCGCCGGGTGCCGGCGGTGACCGCGCTGCCGGCCCGGATGATCGCCTTCGGCCCGCGGCCCGAGCACGCCCCGGCGTTCGCCCGCCGGGGCGGCTGA
- a CDS encoding M13 family metallopeptidase, which produces MSETTPAPAFQFDDFDTSVRIQDDLFRHVNGGWAARTEIPDDKPLVGSFVDLRDRAEAAVRDIITSSDGGAPGSDEAKVADLFASFMDTESIEAAGADPLTGPLAEVDAVTTPEELVRLVGGFARRGVAGLVGVEAESDPGDPTRYVMFVEQSGLGLPDEEYYRADTYAEIRTAYQAHVAASLALAGIEDAEARAADVMALETDIAAAHWDKVKTRDLRLMYNLTPLETFLADAPGLHLRTFLEGAGIPEAATQEVVVAQPSFFPEVAALLTEDRLPAWRAWARWKLISSMSPYLSSAFVDERFRFYGTVLSGTPQIKERWKRGVALVEGALGEAVGRAYVERHFSPTAKERMDTLVANLIEAYRRSITELEWMTEATKEEALTKLAKFRPHIGYPTKWRDYSALEVRRDDLLGNVMRAHAFEVDRSVAKIGAPVDREEWLMTPQTVNAYYHPLKNEIVFPAAILQPPFFNETADDAVNYGGIGAVIGHEIGHGFDDQGSTCDGDGALRDWWTAADREAFETRTAALVEQYDALSPEGGAGQHVNGRLTIGENIGDLGGLSIAHLAHRIATEGTDAEPVDGYTPEQRLFLSWGAIWQSKARPETVQQRLATDPHSPNEFRCNQIVKNVDAFHTAFGVTEDDGLWMPEDQRVKIW; this is translated from the coding sequence GTGAGCGAGACCACCCCTGCCCCTGCCTTCCAGTTCGACGACTTCGACACCTCCGTCCGGATCCAGGACGACCTGTTCCGCCACGTGAACGGCGGCTGGGCGGCCCGCACCGAGATCCCCGACGACAAGCCGCTGGTCGGCTCCTTCGTCGACCTGCGGGACCGCGCCGAGGCCGCCGTCCGCGACATCATCACCAGCTCCGACGGCGGCGCACCCGGCAGCGACGAGGCCAAGGTCGCCGACCTCTTCGCCAGCTTCATGGACACCGAGAGCATCGAGGCCGCCGGCGCCGACCCGCTGACCGGACCGCTGGCCGAGGTCGACGCCGTCACCACCCCGGAGGAGCTCGTCCGGCTGGTCGGAGGGTTCGCGCGCCGCGGCGTCGCCGGCCTGGTCGGCGTCGAGGCCGAGTCGGACCCGGGCGACCCGACCCGCTACGTGATGTTCGTCGAGCAGTCCGGCCTCGGCCTGCCCGACGAGGAGTACTACCGGGCCGACACCTACGCGGAGATCCGCACCGCCTACCAGGCGCACGTCGCCGCCTCGCTGGCGCTGGCCGGGATCGAGGACGCCGAGGCCCGGGCCGCCGACGTCATGGCGCTGGAGACCGACATCGCCGCCGCGCACTGGGACAAGGTCAAGACCCGTGACCTGCGGCTGATGTACAACCTGACCCCGCTGGAGACGTTCCTGGCCGACGCGCCCGGTCTGCACCTGCGCACCTTCCTCGAGGGGGCGGGCATCCCGGAGGCCGCGACCCAGGAGGTCGTCGTCGCCCAGCCGTCCTTCTTCCCGGAGGTCGCCGCCCTGCTCACCGAGGACCGGCTGCCGGCCTGGCGGGCCTGGGCGCGCTGGAAGCTCATCTCCTCGATGTCGCCCTACCTGTCCAGCGCCTTCGTCGACGAGCGTTTCCGCTTCTACGGCACCGTGCTGTCGGGCACCCCGCAGATCAAGGAGCGCTGGAAGCGCGGCGTCGCCCTGGTCGAGGGCGCCCTGGGCGAGGCCGTCGGCCGCGCCTACGTCGAGCGGCACTTCTCGCCGACGGCGAAGGAGCGGATGGACACCCTCGTCGCCAACCTCATCGAGGCCTACCGCCGCTCGATCACCGAGCTCGAGTGGATGACCGAGGCGACCAAGGAGGAGGCGCTCACCAAGCTCGCCAAGTTCCGCCCGCACATCGGCTACCCGACCAAGTGGCGCGACTACTCGGCGCTGGAGGTCCGGCGCGACGACCTGCTGGGCAACGTCATGCGGGCGCACGCCTTCGAGGTGGACCGCTCGGTGGCCAAGATCGGCGCACCCGTGGACCGCGAGGAGTGGCTGATGACCCCGCAGACGGTCAACGCCTACTACCACCCGCTGAAGAACGAGATCGTCTTCCCGGCCGCCATCCTGCAGCCGCCGTTCTTCAACGAGACCGCCGACGACGCCGTGAACTACGGCGGCATCGGCGCGGTCATCGGGCACGAGATCGGCCACGGCTTCGACGACCAGGGCTCGACCTGCGACGGCGACGGCGCCCTGCGGGACTGGTGGACGGCGGCGGACCGGGAGGCCTTCGAGACCCGGACCGCGGCGCTCGTCGAGCAGTACGACGCCCTGTCGCCCGAGGGCGGGGCCGGGCAGCACGTCAACGGCCGGCTGACCATCGGGGAGAACATCGGCGACCTCGGCGGGCTGAGCATCGCCCACCTGGCGCACCGGATCGCCACCGAGGGCACCGACGCCGAGCCGGTCGACGGCTACACCCCCGAGCAGCGGCTGTTCCTCAGCTGGGGCGCCATCTGGCAGTCCAAGGCCCGGCCCGAGACGGTGCAGCAGCGGCTGGCCACCGACCCGCACTCGCCCAACGAGTTCCGCTGCAACCAGATCGTCAAGAACGTCGACGCCTTCCACACGGCGTTCGGCGTCACCGAGGACGACGGGCTGTGGATGCCGGAGGACCAGCGCGTCAAGATCTGGTGA
- a CDS encoding TetR/AcrR family transcriptional regulator yields MPPAGRRPGPSRTREAVLVAAREEFAARGFDAVTLRRVAARAGVDAAMVTHHFGSKGGLFRAVLDVRLDPGAEVAAVLPGPPDALAERLLTRLLVLWDAPAGAATLAAVRTALQDEEGTRLLRELVTHQVLGPLADALTGPAEERRWRVDLVASQVVGLLLTRHVLRLEPLASASHADLVAALGPTLQRYLTGPLPPASVGAGGGQG; encoded by the coding sequence GTGCCGCCCGCCGGCCGCCGGCCGGGCCCCAGCCGGACCCGCGAGGCCGTGCTGGTCGCCGCCCGGGAGGAGTTCGCCGCCCGCGGCTTCGACGCGGTGACGCTGCGCCGGGTGGCCGCCCGGGCCGGCGTCGACGCGGCCATGGTCACCCACCACTTCGGCTCCAAGGGCGGGCTGTTCCGCGCGGTGCTCGACGTCCGGCTCGACCCCGGCGCCGAGGTCGCCGCCGTGCTGCCCGGACCGCCCGACGCGCTCGCCGAGCGGCTGCTGACCCGGCTGCTCGTGCTGTGGGACGCCCCCGCCGGTGCCGCGACCCTGGCCGCGGTCCGGACCGCCCTGCAGGACGAGGAGGGCACCCGGCTGCTGCGCGAGCTGGTCACCCACCAGGTGCTCGGGCCCCTCGCCGACGCGCTCACCGGGCCCGCGGAGGAGCGGCGCTGGCGCGTCGACCTGGTGGCCAGCCAGGTCGTCGGGCTGCTGCTCACCCGGCACGTGCTGCGGCTGGAGCCGCTCGCCTCGGCGTCGCACGCGGACCTCGTCGCCGCGCTGGGCCCGACGCTGCAGCGCTACCTCACCGGACCGCTGCCGCCCGCTAGCGTGGGGGCCGGCGGTGGGCAGGGCTGA
- the rarD gene encoding EamA family transporter RarD translates to MSEQDRQRRGILYGLGAYGLWGAVPLFWPLVARAGSLELLAHRVVWSLVISAVLALVLLPRGWFRRMANRRTLLMLGLAAAVVSVNWGLYIWAVNHGHVLETSLGYYINPILSILVGVVVLGERMAPLQWVSVGLAALAVVVLTVEYGRLPWISLVLAASFATYGVMKKQVNGGAVETLTVESALLTPVALGYLVYLQVAGGSTFVSLGWAHSLLLVATGVVTVVPLLFFASAATRLPLTTLGLLQYLAPTLQFLLGVLYFGEQMSTGRWVGFGLVWVALMLMSGHGLHRANANRRGRLVPEPV, encoded by the coding sequence GTGAGCGAGCAGGACCGTCAGCGTCGAGGCATCCTCTACGGGCTCGGGGCCTACGGGCTCTGGGGCGCGGTGCCGCTGTTCTGGCCGCTGGTCGCCCGGGCGGGCTCGCTGGAGCTGCTCGCGCACCGGGTCGTCTGGTCCCTCGTCATCTCCGCCGTGCTGGCGCTGGTGCTGCTGCCGCGCGGCTGGTTTCGGAGGATGGCGAACCGTCGGACGCTGCTCATGCTGGGGCTGGCGGCCGCCGTCGTCTCGGTGAACTGGGGCCTCTACATCTGGGCGGTCAACCACGGCCACGTGCTCGAGACGTCGCTGGGCTACTACATCAACCCGATCCTCTCGATCCTCGTCGGCGTCGTCGTCCTCGGCGAGCGGATGGCGCCGCTGCAGTGGGTGAGCGTCGGGCTCGCCGCCCTCGCCGTCGTCGTGCTGACGGTGGAGTACGGCCGGCTGCCCTGGATCTCGCTGGTGCTGGCGGCCAGCTTCGCGACCTACGGGGTGATGAAGAAGCAGGTCAACGGCGGCGCGGTGGAGACCCTGACCGTCGAGTCGGCCCTGCTCACCCCGGTGGCGCTCGGCTACCTCGTCTACCTGCAGGTGGCCGGCGGCAGCACGTTCGTCTCCCTCGGCTGGGCGCACAGCCTGCTGCTGGTGGCCACCGGCGTCGTCACGGTGGTGCCGCTGCTGTTCTTCGCCTCCGCGGCCACGCGGCTGCCGCTGACCACGCTGGGGCTGCTGCAGTACCTGGCGCCGACGCTGCAGTTCCTGCTGGGCGTCCTCTACTTCGGCGAGCAGATGTCGACCGGGCGCTGGGTCGGGTTCGGGCTGGTCTGGGTGGCGCTGATGCTGATGAGCGGCCACGGGCTGCACCGGGCCAACGCGAACCGTCGCGGACGGCTGGTGCCCGAGCCGGTCTGA